In Spirosoma aureum, a single genomic region encodes these proteins:
- a CDS encoding carboxypeptidase-like regulatory domain-containing protein, whose amino-acid sequence MNTLSSPIHARNRPVQTAASIRITGKVTDEKGESFPGANVSIKGTTRGVVTNGQGDLNIDVSDENSLLVVSFIGYQTQEIPVGKQTSLSVSLAPNANSLNEVVAVGPIPGNTGALKYGLKSRLLANHLDEREKFPAEEMASLWRD is encoded by the coding sequence ATGAATACGCTTTCGTCGCCGATCCACGCAAGGAACCGACCAGTCCAAACAGCTGCCTCAATTCGGATTACGGGCAAGGTAACCGACGAAAAAGGTGAGAGTTTTCCGGGTGCCAATGTATCGATCAAGGGCACGACTCGTGGCGTAGTTACGAACGGTCAGGGCGATCTCAACATCGATGTATCCGATGAGAATAGCTTATTGGTGGTCAGTTTTATTGGCTACCAGACACAGGAAATTCCTGTGGGCAAACAAACCAGCCTTAGTGTAAGTCTTGCGCCCAATGCTAATTCGCTAAATGAAGTCGTGGCTGTGGGCCCCATACCTGGAAATACTGGAGCTTTGAAGTACGGGCTAAAGTCCCGGCTCCTGGCCAACCATCTGGATGAAAGGGAAAAATTTCCCGCAGAAGAAATGGCCAGCCTGTGGCGAGATTGA
- a CDS encoding glycoside hydrolase family 16 protein — protein MYALEWYPDRMEFYYDDLKYFVFNTAQSQNGSENPFQKIFFLMLNLALGREGTLGGRLDTTILPCKYLIDYVRVYQ, from the coding sequence GTGTACGCACTCGAATGGTACCCCGATCGGATGGAATTCTACTATGATGACTTGAAGTACTTTGTCTTTAATACGGCACAGTCGCAGAATGGCTCTGAAAACCCTTTCCAGAAGATTTTTTTTCTGATGCTAAATCTGGCTCTGGGTCGTGAAGGAACGTTAGGGGGTCGTTTAGATACTACAATCCTTCCTTGCAAATACCTCATCGATTACGTGCGAGTCTATCAATAA
- a CDS encoding polysaccharide lyase family 8 super-sandwich domain-containing protein, whose amino-acid sequence MTKYCQYLLNIAILIYSHSAFSQTNIDKVRSAIISSNHFNSKYVLPASALPTDTILAHINADGSFKTSMSAPTPEDLTSSIFKISYVFKNPDSTAYYQNATVKDKLYKSLNYWLSNYPAFTWTSSAMAQPTALGMILLKLYDNFQADQTTPAYSSLIANIRTRSNGFVRYSWSNGKTIATLTNPNLGTNPTDDWHRMGNLGYRLFGYSGIMAANNDSTSLDTLSIMVGNQFSLQINKPNSPVIAALYDGSMHQHGPQTYNIGYGIDWVNDLGRFAGWVKNSKWKLTTNQQQAWGDILLNGMQWMVYKGRSAHNIVGRHNSLTGNLSRSITGQLNEFLGNADATLPQYASILALNNKLSTPNAHIDSTKYLWNSNLILHHSSRYFASIKMLSNRTVGVESSDAGIGHGLMNFHVGDGSTMIYRTGIEYNNARVGWNWRAIPGTTIKQKTGTLPLVPWTIGYESDNTLAGGVSDGTATIGMFSLSRTNAYHKTKAFKSYFAFKDILLCLGNSINDTDIASGDVYTTLNQCERITDITYKINGGSEQTIALGSSADLALSITSPSWFWHDSTGYIIIPASSLATSAILKAENRNRNWYTLDKRNVNAPVSVNIFQLSINHGSSAGWNDRTYRYVVVPAVSKTDLITFFTNKIINQDSESLYINYNDSRIISASYNGYTGVFFPGSGTGKASGLGADNLSISTTNYAAVLVKRKTDGLAVHVSDIRNGFYTNNTVQLGVNRRLQANSFTPPRANGSCTLTPSTDTTRISVTLSKTSQLYEGEPVQISALFEPVTTVKDSLVASADAYVQDGTYVTTNYGASNWLVVKKDAASYARETYLKFNVSSVSAPVVSAKVRLYGSAGTDAAITQWQLYKVTDNSWTETGIIWNNKPAASSLVATQTGKVAQGYTEWDVTSQLQTLPSDGLLSLKLISTVIGSDTYASFYSKESGTVAWRPYLVFETAQSGNPNARLNSDRLNILAEADPNQNNLTIYPNPATTECWVQSEKTIKKITVYNASGILLNQILNLNTKQHTLCLDGLVKGSYIIVITGDDFRETRKLIKSE is encoded by the coding sequence ATGACGAAGTATTGTCAGTATTTGCTGAACATAGCGATTCTTATTTACAGCCATTCGGCCTTCTCCCAAACCAATATTGATAAGGTAAGGTCAGCCATTATTTCAAGCAATCATTTTAACAGTAAATACGTTCTCCCGGCTTCGGCACTACCAACGGATACTATTCTGGCGCACATAAATGCCGACGGTAGTTTCAAAACCTCGATGTCGGCTCCTACACCCGAGGATCTGACTTCGAGCATTTTCAAGATTTCCTATGTATTCAAAAACCCTGACTCAACTGCTTATTATCAGAATGCAACGGTCAAAGATAAGCTCTACAAATCACTAAATTATTGGCTCTCAAATTATCCAGCATTCACCTGGACCAGTTCGGCCATGGCACAGCCTACAGCGTTGGGTATGATTCTGCTGAAATTATACGATAACTTTCAGGCCGACCAGACTACGCCTGCATACAGTAGCCTGATTGCTAATATCCGAACCCGCTCAAATGGATTTGTCCGCTACAGCTGGAGCAACGGGAAAACCATCGCTACGTTGACCAATCCAAATCTTGGTACCAATCCTACCGACGACTGGCATCGAATGGGTAATCTGGGTTACCGACTCTTCGGGTATTCGGGCATTATGGCAGCCAACAACGACAGCACATCACTGGATACGCTGTCGATTATGGTTGGCAACCAGTTTTCACTTCAGATCAATAAACCCAACTCACCAGTCATTGCCGCTCTGTATGACGGATCAATGCACCAACATGGCCCACAAACGTATAATATTGGCTATGGTATCGACTGGGTGAATGATCTGGGTCGGTTTGCAGGGTGGGTAAAAAATTCGAAATGGAAGCTGACGACCAACCAACAACAAGCCTGGGGCGACATACTTCTGAATGGTATGCAGTGGATGGTTTACAAGGGGAGATCGGCCCATAACATCGTTGGCAGACATAATTCTCTTACTGGAAATCTGAGTAGAAGTATTACCGGTCAACTCAATGAATTTTTAGGCAATGCCGACGCCACACTCCCCCAGTACGCGTCTATTCTCGCATTGAATAATAAATTGAGCACACCAAATGCCCATATTGACTCGACAAAATATCTCTGGAATTCCAACTTAATACTCCATCATTCGTCCCGGTATTTTGCATCTATAAAAATGCTCTCGAACCGAACAGTTGGCGTCGAATCATCCGATGCGGGCATTGGTCATGGCCTGATGAATTTCCATGTAGGAGATGGTTCAACTATGATTTATCGAACCGGTATCGAGTACAACAACGCCCGCGTCGGCTGGAACTGGCGCGCGATTCCAGGTACTACCATCAAGCAAAAAACGGGTACTTTACCACTAGTTCCATGGACAATCGGCTACGAAAGTGACAATACGCTGGCGGGTGGTGTATCGGACGGGACTGCTACAATTGGTATGTTCAGCCTGAGCCGGACGAATGCTTACCATAAAACTAAAGCGTTTAAATCCTACTTCGCGTTTAAAGACATACTATTATGCCTGGGCAATTCGATAAATGACACAGATATTGCTTCGGGCGATGTCTACACAACGCTCAACCAGTGTGAACGTATCACCGATATCACGTATAAAATCAACGGTGGATCAGAGCAGACGATCGCCTTGGGTAGTAGTGCCGATCTTGCGTTATCAATCACGAGTCCATCCTGGTTTTGGCACGACAGTACGGGCTACATCATAATTCCTGCCTCCAGCCTGGCTACCAGTGCCATTCTGAAAGCCGAGAATCGCAACCGCAACTGGTACACATTGGATAAGCGAAATGTCAACGCACCAGTCAGTGTCAATATTTTTCAGTTAAGTATCAATCACGGGTCAAGTGCTGGCTGGAACGACCGGACGTATCGGTATGTGGTTGTTCCTGCCGTCTCGAAAACTGATTTGATTACATTCTTTACCAACAAAATCATTAATCAGGATTCGGAATCCTTATATATAAACTACAACGATTCCAGAATCATATCGGCCAGCTACAACGGCTACACGGGTGTATTCTTTCCAGGATCAGGCACCGGCAAAGCATCCGGATTAGGCGCAGATAATTTGTCCATTTCAACGACAAACTATGCCGCCGTTCTTGTTAAGCGTAAAACCGATGGACTGGCGGTTCATGTGAGCGATATTCGAAATGGCTTTTACACTAACAACACCGTTCAACTTGGAGTAAATCGGCGCTTGCAGGCCAATTCGTTTACACCACCCCGTGCTAATGGCAGTTGCACCCTTACGCCATCTACGGATACTACGCGCATTTCGGTTACTCTGTCGAAAACCAGTCAGCTCTATGAAGGCGAACCCGTACAGATCAGCGCTCTCTTTGAGCCGGTAACGACCGTTAAAGACAGTTTGGTAGCCAGCGCAGATGCTTATGTTCAGGATGGAACCTATGTCACCACCAATTATGGCGCATCCAACTGGCTGGTTGTCAAAAAAGACGCAGCGTCCTATGCACGGGAAACATATCTAAAATTCAATGTCAGCAGTGTTTCTGCTCCGGTGGTCAGCGCGAAAGTCCGCCTGTATGGAAGCGCAGGTACCGATGCAGCAATCACACAATGGCAATTATACAAAGTGACTGACAATAGCTGGACAGAAACGGGAATTATATGGAATAATAAACCCGCGGCTAGTTCACTTGTTGCCACCCAAACCGGCAAGGTGGCTCAGGGGTATACTGAATGGGACGTTACCAGTCAGTTACAAACGCTCCCATCTGATGGCCTTCTGTCGCTTAAACTGATTTCTACTGTAATTGGCTCGGACACGTATGCTTCATTCTATTCGAAAGAAAGCGGTACAGTAGCGTGGCGACCATATCTGGTTTTTGAGACAGCACAATCAGGTAACCCCAATGCGAGGTTAAACAGCGATCGGCTAAATATACTGGCCGAAGCAGATCCAAACCAAAACAACCTGACAATCTATCCAAATCCGGCAACGACCGAGTGTTGGGTGCAATCCGAAAAGACAATTAAAAAAATTACGGTGTATAATGCCAGTGGAATTTTGCTTAACCAAATTCTCAATTTAAACACGAAGCAACATACTCTGTGCCTGGATGGTCTGGTTAAAGGATCCTACATTATAGTCATTACTGGCGACGATTTCCGGGAAACGCGAAAACTTATTAAATCAGAATAG
- a CDS encoding hybrid sensor histidine kinase/response regulator transcription factor → MKVSVCYCHVYLLLALSVLAGQTCIAQNLAFNHLSVDNGLSQNSVLSIVQDRRGLMWFGTRNGLNRYDSRTFKVYKNDPVASASVSDDYILSLCVDSDNTLWVGTVKGLSKYKSETDSFEQVLSGPEKKSDMSSRAITCIFQDSHKNIWVGTDHGLNLLTDRSTNTFRTFFQSATGLAGNNVRTIFEDHEGSLWVGTSTGLTRIQREKSTFQFVSFRHNATQSTSLSDDYVTAITEDGHHKLWVGTKYGGLNAYNRATRTFSAFTHNKSVNSLINNNIRKLLVDQSNRIWIGTLEGLSIYDDTSQKFTTYQHDPENRKSLSQNSIYEIMQDANGSIWVGTYYGGVNVVYSQETPFVLYQNRRQPFSISNDLISAIAADSKDNLWVGTEGGGLNYFDRKAGRFTRYQNENTGVSGLRSNLVKAVSADVDGRVWIGTHLGGLNVLDPTTNRIRQYLSNPDNPVSLSSDDISALADDGQGHLWVGTDRSGLNYFDKKSGKVEQYTTNTSPIKLTSDFIRILFVDSRRRLWVGTAHGITVISSERRSIKQIINNRVTKGSLRTNQINCIQEDSKGQIWVGNYFGGLSRYDVHLKDLATYTEKDGLPSDNILGILEDKQGFLWLSTDNGLSRFDPDTKRFTNYNINDGLPGNEFSLNSFYRDSGGELFFGSNNGLVRFRPDKFKTNSYDPTIILTSLKLFNQPVGINDPTGLLEKDISHAPRLMFKHDQSIFTLDFALLNYIKASKNTYAYKLDGFEENWNFVKTPSATYTNLPAGTYTFLVRGANNDGIWSKVHARIEIEVMPPFWRTWWAYLTYVMLVASFLYFMIRFFWMRESLRRDHELQQLKLNFFTNISHEIRTHLTLIGGPIENLLTTASQDSNSFTQLTHVKNNSDRLSKLVNELMDFRKAETNNLMLQVTKVNLIALLDEIRFYFQDLATARNMKIDFLYSNNTVAVYVDRAQLEKVFFNLLTNAFKFTPDGGFVSILVQEQKDTVVIKVVDNGKGIAPENLKKIFTNFFQVNDTGAQNTGYGIGLALSKSLIEAHKGTIAVESNLQNGRENRRTCFTVTLKRGADHFATNQLVTDMASTPVLAPVLEQFSLGEEEKPIDSIPKPTLLLVEDNAEVRAFIRESLIRQYVVTEAINGEEGWALAIEHIPDLIISDVMMAEMDGLALCRKLKTDERTSHIPIVLLTARATFSQQVEGLETRADSYMTKPFSLRMLKLNVRNLLSSRDAMRQKYSRQISLQPQNIVINSLDEQFLSKIVRITENHLDDPAFGVSQLATQIGMSAPVLYKKLRALTDMSVNDFVKSIRLKKAAQLLKQKQLTVYEVAYSVGYDDRKYFSKEFKKQFGKTPSDYASEPVSKKQLINTKTDPSDY, encoded by the coding sequence ATGAAAGTCTCTGTGTGTTATTGCCATGTATACTTGCTTCTGGCTCTATCTGTTCTGGCAGGCCAAACTTGTATTGCACAAAATCTGGCATTCAATCACCTGAGTGTCGATAATGGATTATCGCAGAATTCAGTACTTTCTATCGTACAGGACCGTCGTGGTTTAATGTGGTTCGGCACTCGAAACGGCCTGAATCGCTACGACAGCCGGACATTCAAAGTCTATAAAAACGACCCTGTGGCTTCCGCCAGTGTTTCTGACGACTACATACTGTCTTTATGCGTCGATTCCGACAATACGCTCTGGGTAGGTACGGTGAAGGGGTTAAGTAAGTACAAGTCTGAAACCGATTCATTTGAGCAGGTGCTATCTGGGCCTGAGAAAAAATCAGATATGAGCAGCCGGGCTATCACTTGCATTTTTCAGGACAGTCATAAAAATATCTGGGTTGGTACTGATCATGGGTTGAACCTGCTCACCGACCGATCGACCAATACATTCAGAACGTTCTTCCAGTCGGCAACGGGGCTTGCCGGTAATAACGTGCGAACGATTTTTGAAGATCATGAAGGTAGTCTATGGGTCGGAACATCAACTGGCCTTACTCGTATTCAACGAGAGAAATCTACGTTTCAATTTGTCTCGTTCAGACATAATGCTACTCAGTCAACCAGCCTGAGCGACGATTATGTAACGGCTATTACCGAGGACGGACACCATAAACTTTGGGTTGGTACCAAATACGGCGGGCTTAATGCCTATAACCGGGCTACCCGGACATTCTCCGCTTTTACACATAACAAGTCTGTAAACAGCCTGATCAATAATAATATCCGGAAACTGCTGGTCGATCAATCGAATCGAATTTGGATTGGAACATTGGAAGGACTGAGTATCTATGATGACACTTCGCAAAAATTTACGACTTATCAACATGATCCTGAAAACCGGAAAAGTCTTAGTCAGAATTCCATCTATGAAATTATGCAGGATGCTAACGGCTCCATCTGGGTCGGAACCTATTATGGGGGCGTTAATGTCGTTTATTCGCAGGAGACGCCCTTTGTTCTGTACCAGAATAGACGCCAACCGTTCAGTATCAGCAACGACTTGATTAGTGCCATTGCTGCCGACAGCAAAGATAATCTGTGGGTAGGTACTGAAGGGGGTGGACTTAATTATTTCGACCGAAAGGCCGGTCGATTTACACGCTACCAGAACGAAAACACGGGCGTTTCTGGTTTGCGGTCCAATTTGGTAAAGGCTGTTTCTGCGGATGTCGACGGTCGGGTTTGGATCGGTACGCACCTGGGTGGCCTTAATGTGCTAGATCCAACAACCAATCGAATCAGGCAGTATCTCAGTAACCCTGATAATCCGGTGTCGCTGAGTTCAGATGATATCAGCGCCCTTGCCGATGATGGGCAGGGACATTTGTGGGTGGGAACCGACAGGAGCGGGTTGAATTATTTTGATAAAAAATCCGGCAAGGTAGAACAGTATACAACCAACACATCACCCATAAAATTAACCAGCGATTTTATCCGGATATTGTTCGTCGACTCAAGACGAAGGCTCTGGGTTGGTACTGCACATGGAATTACCGTTATTTCGAGTGAGCGACGATCCATAAAACAGATTATAAATAATAGAGTCACCAAGGGTAGTTTACGAACAAACCAAATCAATTGTATTCAGGAGGATTCAAAAGGTCAGATCTGGGTTGGTAACTATTTTGGCGGATTGAGTCGATACGATGTTCACTTGAAAGACTTGGCGACGTATACCGAAAAAGATGGCCTGCCCAGCGATAATATTCTGGGCATTCTGGAAGACAAACAGGGGTTTCTTTGGCTAAGCACCGATAATGGCCTCTCGAGGTTTGACCCCGATACAAAACGGTTTACGAATTATAACATCAATGATGGATTACCCGGCAATGAGTTTAGCCTTAATTCATTTTATCGGGACAGCGGTGGTGAGTTATTTTTTGGGAGCAATAATGGTCTGGTGCGTTTCCGGCCCGATAAATTTAAAACAAATAGCTATGATCCCACGATTATCCTGACGTCGTTAAAACTGTTTAATCAGCCTGTTGGTATCAACGATCCAACTGGCTTGCTTGAAAAAGACATCAGCCACGCGCCCAGGCTGATGTTTAAACACGATCAGTCCATTTTTACACTGGATTTCGCCCTGTTGAACTACATAAAGGCCAGCAAAAATACTTATGCCTATAAGCTTGATGGATTTGAAGAGAATTGGAACTTCGTCAAAACACCATCTGCGACTTACACCAATCTACCCGCCGGAACGTATACGTTTCTGGTTAGGGGCGCAAACAATGATGGCATTTGGAGTAAGGTACACGCCCGAATTGAGATTGAGGTCATGCCCCCTTTTTGGCGAACCTGGTGGGCATATTTGACCTATGTGATGCTGGTGGCCAGCTTTTTATACTTCATGATTCGGTTCTTCTGGATGCGGGAGTCGCTGAGACGTGATCACGAATTGCAGCAGTTAAAGCTCAATTTCTTCACGAACATATCGCACGAAATACGAACGCATCTGACACTAATTGGCGGGCCCATCGAGAATTTATTGACAACAGCCAGCCAGGATAGTAACAGTTTTACGCAGCTTACGCACGTGAAGAATAATTCGGATCGGTTGTCGAAGCTGGTGAATGAGTTAATGGATTTTCGAAAAGCCGAAACCAATAACCTGATGCTTCAGGTGACAAAAGTCAACCTCATTGCCTTACTTGATGAAATCCGGTTTTACTTTCAGGATCTGGCTACGGCACGGAACATGAAAATCGACTTTCTATATAGCAATAATACTGTTGCCGTGTACGTAGACCGGGCGCAGCTGGAAAAGGTATTTTTTAATTTATTGACCAATGCATTCAAATTTACGCCCGATGGTGGTTTTGTGAGTATTCTGGTTCAGGAACAAAAAGACACAGTCGTTATAAAGGTTGTCGATAATGGAAAGGGGATTGCACCCGAAAATCTCAAAAAAATATTTACCAATTTTTTTCAGGTAAATGACACTGGTGCACAAAATACGGGTTACGGCATTGGGCTAGCCTTGTCGAAAAGCCTGATAGAAGCGCATAAGGGAACCATCGCTGTAGAAAGTAATTTGCAAAATGGTCGAGAAAATAGGCGGACCTGTTTCACTGTCACCCTGAAACGGGGTGCTGATCATTTTGCGACAAATCAGCTTGTGACTGACATGGCTTCAACTCCCGTTTTGGCTCCTGTACTAGAACAATTTTCTCTGGGCGAAGAGGAGAAGCCGATTGATTCTATCCCAAAGCCGACTTTGTTGCTGGTAGAAGATAATGCCGAAGTCAGAGCATTCATCCGTGAATCGCTGATCCGGCAGTATGTTGTTACAGAGGCAATCAATGGCGAAGAAGGCTGGGCACTGGCAATCGAGCATATTCCTGACCTGATCATCAGCGATGTTATGATGGCTGAAATGGACGGCCTGGCACTCTGTCGGAAGTTAAAAACCGACGAACGAACAAGCCATATTCCCATTGTTTTACTAACGGCCAGGGCTACGTTTTCTCAGCAGGTCGAAGGGCTCGAAACTAGGGCCGACAGCTATATGACCAAACCGTTTAGTCTGCGAATGCTTAAACTGAATGTGCGAAATTTGTTGTCATCTCGCGATGCAATGCGCCAGAAGTATAGTCGCCAGATTTCACTCCAACCCCAAAATATAGTCATCAACTCACTGGATGAGCAGTTTTTAAGCAAAATTGTGCGGATCACCGAAAATCATCTTGACGATCCTGCGTTTGGTGTTTCGCAACTGGCCACTCAAATTGGCATGAGTGCGCCCGTCCTGTACAAGAAACTTCGTGCGCTCACCGATATGTCGGTCAATGACTTTGTAAAATCCATTCGCTTAAAAAAAGCGGCCCAGTTGTTGAAGCAGAAACAGCTAACCGTTTACGAGGTGGCCTATTCTGTCGGCTACGATGACCGGAAGTATTTCAGCAAAGAATTTAAGAAACAGTTCGGCAAAACGCCCAGCGATTATGCCAGTGAGCCAGTTTCAAAGAAACAACTGATCAATACGAAAACCGATCCTTCAGATTATTGA
- a CDS encoding protoporphyrinogen/coproporphyrinogen oxidase: MNYKYVIIGSGPTGLGAAYRLKELGITDFIILEKENRIGGLSKSFVDEKGFTWDVGGHVQFSHYKYFDDLMLKALGEDGWLSHQRESWVWIENRFVPYPFQNNIKYLSPETMWKCLEGIIHNYKFPTNQKPANFREWILATFGSGLAETFMFPYNFKVWAYPPEDMNAVWVGERVAVTDLQRVTKNIIFNQDDFSWGPNSTFKFPKQGGTGGIWEAIGDLLGREYVKLNATVEKVIGPEKKIVLASGEEIQYEYLLNTMPLDLFTQRVEGLDSDTIQTAQGLKHSSTNVVGIGLKGKPKESLKTMCWMYFPEYNSPYYRVTVFSNYSPNNVPDITQNWSLMTETSESAAKPVNRETLVNDTIRALLEDQLIESADDVISTFHMAFDYGYPTPSVERDGILKAVLPKLEPYGIYSRGRFGAWKYEVSNQDHSLMQGVEWANRVAANVPEVTMPFPETANAMWGK; this comes from the coding sequence ATGAACTATAAATATGTTATTATTGGCTCAGGGCCAACGGGTCTCGGAGCTGCCTATCGCCTGAAAGAGTTAGGCATTACCGACTTCATCATTTTAGAAAAAGAAAACCGGATCGGCGGGTTGTCGAAAAGTTTTGTCGATGAGAAAGGGTTTACGTGGGACGTAGGTGGTCACGTACAGTTTTCGCACTACAAATACTTCGATGATCTGATGCTGAAGGCACTGGGCGAAGATGGCTGGCTGAGTCACCAGCGGGAATCATGGGTCTGGATCGAAAACCGATTCGTTCCGTATCCGTTCCAGAATAATATCAAATACCTTTCTCCCGAAACCATGTGGAAATGCCTCGAAGGCATTATTCACAACTATAAGTTTCCAACCAACCAAAAGCCGGCCAATTTCCGGGAATGGATTCTGGCAACCTTCGGGTCCGGTCTGGCCGAAACATTTATGTTTCCCTATAACTTCAAAGTCTGGGCATATCCGCCGGAAGACATGAATGCGGTTTGGGTAGGCGAACGGGTAGCGGTAACGGATTTGCAACGTGTCACGAAAAATATCATTTTCAATCAGGATGATTTTTCGTGGGGACCGAACAGTACCTTCAAATTTCCGAAACAGGGTGGAACAGGTGGCATTTGGGAAGCTATCGGTGACCTCCTGGGCCGTGAATACGTGAAACTGAACGCAACGGTCGAAAAAGTTATTGGACCCGAGAAAAAAATCGTTTTGGCCAGCGGAGAAGAAATTCAGTACGAATACCTGCTGAACACAATGCCCCTTGATCTCTTTACCCAACGAGTTGAAGGGCTGGATTCTGATACCATACAAACGGCCCAGGGTCTCAAGCATTCGTCGACCAACGTAGTAGGCATTGGATTGAAAGGAAAGCCAAAAGAAAGCCTGAAAACAATGTGCTGGATGTATTTTCCTGAATACAACAGCCCCTACTACCGCGTAACGGTGTTTTCCAATTATAGCCCCAACAATGTTCCAGACATCACCCAGAACTGGTCGTTGATGACTGAAACCAGTGAATCGGCGGCCAAACCCGTTAACCGGGAGACCCTGGTCAACGATACGATTCGGGCCTTACTGGAAGATCAGCTCATTGAATCGGCCGACGATGTGATTTCAACATTCCACATGGCATTTGATTATGGCTATCCGACACCGTCTGTTGAACGGGATGGTATTCTGAAAGCGGTTCTGCCAAAACTGGAGCCATACGGAATCTATTCAAGAGGTCGATTTGGCGCCTGGAAATACGAAGTCAGTAACCAGGATCATTCCCTGATGCAGGGAGTCGAATGGGCCAATCGCGTAGCGGCCAATGTGCCCGAAGTAACGATGCCTTTCCCCGAAACAGCAAACGCAATGTGGGGCAAATAG
- a CDS encoding glycosyltransferase family 2 protein: protein MSILLSIVMPAYNEEEVIEVVVKQWTDLLTRQFPTENTRLIVINDGSRDNTGAILDQIKSKYPKLMVVHQPNGGHGNAVVNGYRQAVALDSEYVFQTDSDDQFVTDDFTKLWAKRSESPFILGYREERFDAFARLIITRILRLSIAFIYGTYIMDSNIPFRLIRGNFLKKLLAQLPTPTPFAPNIFLAVMAKKAGFNTFDIPITHKERQTGTVSILKWKLLKVCIQSFKELAKFRLELGGKVKALKKPEPVAA from the coding sequence ATGAGCATACTGCTGTCAATTGTAATGCCCGCTTACAACGAAGAAGAAGTGATTGAAGTCGTTGTCAAGCAATGGACTGATTTACTGACCCGTCAGTTTCCAACCGAAAACACCAGGTTAATCGTTATTAACGATGGCTCACGTGATAATACCGGCGCAATTCTGGATCAGATCAAGAGTAAGTACCCTAAATTAATGGTTGTCCATCAGCCTAATGGAGGCCACGGCAACGCCGTTGTGAATGGCTACCGGCAAGCTGTTGCGCTGGATTCTGAATACGTATTTCAGACGGACAGTGATGACCAGTTTGTTACCGACGATTTCACAAAACTCTGGGCAAAACGAAGCGAATCACCATTTATTCTGGGGTATCGCGAAGAACGGTTCGATGCATTTGCCCGATTGATTATTACCCGTATTTTGCGACTGAGCATAGCGTTCATCTACGGAACCTATATCATGGACAGCAATATTCCGTTCCGTCTCATTCGGGGTAATTTTCTAAAAAAACTGCTTGCCCAACTACCCACGCCAACACCATTTGCCCCGAATATTTTCCTGGCGGTGATGGCAAAAAAAGCAGGATTCAACACATTTGATATTCCGATCACGCACAAAGAACGCCAAACCGGCACGGTATCCATCCTGAAATGGAAATTACTGAAAGTCTGTATTCAGAGCTTTAAAGAGCTGGCTAAATTCCGCCTTGAACTGGGCGGAAAAGTCAAAGCGCTCAAAAAGCCAGAACCAGTTGCCGCCTAG